A genomic stretch from Enterobacter dykesii includes:
- a CDS encoding winged helix-turn-helix transcriptional regulator, with translation MKRTRLEESTCPVARSLDIIGDWWSLLIVRDALRGIKRFGEFQKSLGIAKNMLTTRLKLLVDEGILRLQPASDGSAWQEYVLTDKGRALQTVLVALSQWGNEFLFAENECGTVLVDAEQRKPLRKLALIADDGRELTPEEIVAKLPS, from the coding sequence GTGAAACGTACCCGCCTCGAAGAGAGCACCTGCCCCGTCGCCCGTTCGCTGGATATCATCGGCGACTGGTGGTCGCTGCTGATCGTGCGCGACGCGCTGCGCGGGATAAAACGCTTCGGCGAGTTCCAGAAAAGCCTCGGCATCGCGAAAAACATGCTGACCACGCGGCTGAAACTGCTGGTCGACGAAGGCATCCTCCGGCTTCAGCCCGCGTCCGACGGCAGCGCCTGGCAGGAGTATGTCCTGACCGATAAAGGGCGCGCCCTGCAAACAGTGCTGGTTGCCCTCTCCCAGTGGGGCAATGAATTTTTGTTTGCTGAAAACGAATGCGGCACCGTGCTGGTCGATGCCGAACAGCGCAAACCCCTGCGCAAACTGGCGCTTATCGCCGACGATGGGCGCGAACTGACGCCTGAAGAGATCGTGGCTAAACTCCCCTCCTGA
- the agp gene encoding bifunctional glucose-1-phosphatase/inositol phosphatase — translation MRKALLALAVAGSISATFGVQAQETPEGYQLEQVLIMSRHNLRAPLANNGSVLEQSTPKQWPEWEVPGGQLTTKGGVLEVYMGHYMREWLAQQGMVKTGECPAADSVYAYANSLQRTVATAQFFITGAFPGCDVPVHHQDKMGTMDPTFNPVITDNSPEFSEKALKAMETERQKMQLGESYKLLEQMTNYADSPSCKEKKVCSLADAKDTFSADYEKEPGVSGPLKVGNSLVDAFTLQYYEGFPADQVAWGEIKTDQQWRVLSKLKNGYQDSLFTSTEVAQNVAKPLVKYIDKTLVTEQAKAPKITLLVGHDSNIASLLTALDFKPYQLHDQQERTPIGGKIVFQRWHDKNANQELMKIEYVYQSSEQLRNASVLSLQSPAQRVTLELKGCPVDANGFCPVDKFNAVMNNAAK, via the coding sequence ATGAGAAAAGCACTACTCGCGCTGGCAGTCGCCGGTTCCATTTCAGCAACGTTTGGCGTGCAGGCGCAAGAGACGCCGGAAGGCTATCAGCTGGAGCAAGTTTTAATCATGAGTCGCCATAACCTGCGCGCGCCGCTCGCCAATAACGGCAGCGTGCTGGAGCAGTCCACGCCGAAGCAGTGGCCGGAGTGGGAGGTGCCGGGCGGTCAGCTCACCACCAAGGGTGGCGTGCTGGAAGTCTATATGGGCCATTATATGCGCGAGTGGCTGGCGCAGCAGGGGATGGTGAAGACGGGAGAATGTCCGGCGGCGGATAGCGTTTATGCTTACGCCAACAGCCTGCAGCGTACCGTCGCCACCGCGCAGTTCTTTATCACCGGCGCGTTCCCGGGTTGCGATGTTCCCGTGCACCATCAGGACAAAATGGGCACTATGGATCCGACCTTCAATCCGGTGATTACCGATAACTCGCCGGAATTCAGTGAAAAAGCGCTGAAGGCGATGGAGACCGAGCGGCAGAAAATGCAGCTTGGCGAAAGCTATAAGCTGCTCGAGCAGATGACGAACTACGCGGATTCCCCGTCCTGCAAGGAGAAAAAGGTCTGCTCGCTGGCGGACGCGAAAGATACCTTCAGCGCCGACTATGAAAAAGAGCCTGGCGTATCCGGGCCGCTGAAGGTGGGTAACTCGCTGGTGGACGCGTTCACGCTGCAGTATTACGAAGGCTTCCCGGCCGACCAGGTGGCCTGGGGAGAAATCAAAACCGACCAGCAGTGGCGCGTGCTGTCGAAGCTCAAGAACGGCTATCAGGACTCGCTGTTTACCTCCACCGAAGTGGCGCAAAACGTGGCGAAGCCGCTGGTGAAGTACATTGATAAAACGCTGGTCACCGAACAGGCAAAAGCGCCGAAAATCACCCTGCTGGTGGGGCACGACTCGAACATTGCTTCTCTGCTGACGGCCCTGGATTTCAAACCGTATCAGCTGCACGACCAGCAGGAACGCACCCCGATTGGCGGCAAGATTGTCTTCCAGCGCTGGCATGACAAAAATGCCAACCAGGAGCTGATGAAAATTGAGTATGTCTACCAGAGCTCAGAGCAGCTGCGTAACGCCAGCGTGCTGTCGCTGCAGTCTCCCGCGCAGCGCGTGACGCTGGAGCTGAAGGGCTGCCCGGTGGATGCGAACGGCTTCTGTCCTGTCGATAAATTCAATGCGGTGATGAATAACGCGGCGAAGTAA
- a CDS encoding YccJ family protein, whose translation MPTQESKAHHVGEWASLRNTSPEIAEAIFEVAKYDEKLAEQIWEEGNDEVLVRAFEKTDKDSLFWGEQTIERKNV comes from the coding sequence ATGCCAACTCAAGAATCCAAAGCTCACCACGTGGGCGAATGGGCAAGTTTACGCAACACCTCTCCGGAGATTGCCGAAGCTATCTTTGAAGTCGCGAAGTACGATGAAAAGCTGGCCGAGCAGATTTGGGAGGAAGGTAACGATGAGGTGCTGGTGCGCGCCTTCGAAAAAACGGATAAAGACTCGCTCTTCTGGGGCGAGCAAACCATCGAACGTAAAAACGTCTAA
- the wrbA gene encoding NAD(P)H:quinone oxidoreductase, which produces MAKVLVLYYSMYGHIETMAHAVAEGANRVDGVEVVVKRVPETMQAEAFLKAGGKTQNAPVATPQELADYDAIIFGTPTRFGNMSGQMRTFLDQTGGLWASGALYGKLASVFSSTGTGGGQEQTITSTWTTLAHHGMVIVPIGYGAQELFDISQVRGGTPYGATTIAGGDGSRQPSNEELSIARYQGEYVAGLAKKLNG; this is translated from the coding sequence ATGGCAAAAGTTCTGGTGCTCTATTATTCCATGTATGGACACATTGAAACCATGGCTCACGCGGTCGCAGAAGGTGCGAACAGAGTTGATGGCGTTGAGGTTGTGGTGAAACGCGTACCGGAAACCATGCAGGCGGAAGCCTTCCTGAAAGCCGGGGGGAAAACGCAAAACGCCCCGGTCGCTACCCCGCAGGAGCTGGCGGATTATGACGCCATTATCTTCGGCACCCCGACCCGCTTCGGCAATATGTCAGGCCAGATGCGCACCTTCCTCGATCAAACCGGCGGACTTTGGGCATCCGGGGCGCTCTACGGCAAACTCGCCAGCGTATTCAGCTCTACCGGCACCGGCGGCGGTCAGGAGCAGACGATTACCTCAACCTGGACTACCCTTGCTCATCACGGGATGGTGATTGTGCCGATTGGCTACGGCGCCCAGGAGCTGTTTGACATTTCCCAGGTGCGCGGCGGTACGCCGTACGGCGCTACCACCATTGCCGGTGGGGATGGCTCACGTCAGCCAAGCAATGAAGAACTGTCTATCGCCCGCTATCAGGGTGAATACGTCGCGGGTCTGGCCAAAAAACTGAACGGCTAA
- a CDS encoding general stress protein has protein sequence MANHRGGSGNFAEDRERASEAGRKGGQHSGGNFKNDPQRASEAGKKGGKNSHGSSK, from the coding sequence ATGGCAAACCATCGTGGTGGTTCAGGTAATTTCGCAGAAGACCGTGAAAGAGCATCAGAAGCAGGCCGTAAAGGTGGCCAGCATAGCGGGGGCAACTTCAAGAATGACCCGCAACGCGCATCTGAAGCTGGCAAGAAAGGGGGTAAAAACAGCCACGGCAGCAGTAAGTAA
- a CDS encoding DMT family transporter, giving the protein MSVSRFKFSVKPQEAILILITMFWGGTFLAVQYAVTLSDPFFFVGLRFATAALAVGLISLKTLRGLTLKELKAGVAIGVAIAMGYSLQTWGLQTISSSKSAFITAMYVPLVPLLQWLCLGRLPGLMSCIGIGLAFIGLILLAGPENNLLALGPGEIITLIGAIAIAAEIILISAWAGKVDVKRVTVVQLATASLVAFATMVPAGESVPPMSTGLVVVALGLGIFSAIIQVTMNWAQRSVSPTRATVIYTGEPVWAGIFGRIAGERLPLLALVGAAFIVAGVLVSELKLKRKKNALPENDSATLNHES; this is encoded by the coding sequence ATGTCTGTCTCACGCTTCAAATTTTCCGTTAAACCGCAGGAAGCCATCCTCATTCTCATCACCATGTTCTGGGGTGGGACGTTTCTGGCCGTTCAGTACGCGGTGACCCTCAGCGATCCGTTCTTTTTTGTTGGCCTGCGCTTTGCGACGGCGGCGCTTGCCGTGGGGCTGATTTCGCTTAAAACGCTGAGGGGGCTGACGCTGAAAGAGCTTAAGGCCGGCGTGGCGATTGGGGTGGCGATAGCGATGGGCTACAGCCTGCAGACGTGGGGATTGCAGACCATCTCCAGCAGCAAATCCGCGTTTATCACCGCCATGTATGTGCCCCTGGTGCCGCTACTGCAGTGGTTGTGCCTGGGTCGGCTGCCGGGGCTGATGTCCTGTATTGGCATCGGGCTGGCGTTTATCGGCCTGATCTTACTGGCCGGGCCGGAAAACAACCTGCTGGCGCTGGGGCCGGGCGAAATCATCACCCTGATTGGGGCGATTGCCATTGCGGCGGAAATTATTCTGATTAGCGCCTGGGCGGGCAAGGTCGACGTCAAACGGGTGACGGTGGTGCAGCTTGCCACGGCGTCGCTGGTGGCGTTTGCGACGATGGTGCCGGCAGGGGAATCCGTGCCGCCGATGTCCACCGGCCTGGTGGTGGTCGCACTGGGGCTGGGGATTTTCAGCGCCATTATTCAGGTCACCATGAACTGGGCGCAGCGCAGCGTATCGCCAACCCGCGCGACGGTGATTTATACCGGCGAACCGGTTTGGGCGGGGATTTTCGGACGCATTGCAGGTGAGCGTTTGCCGCTTCTGGCGCTGGTGGGCGCGGCATTTATTGTCGCCGGGGTACTGGTGAGCGAGTTAAAGCTCAAACGGAAGAAAAACGCGCTGCCAGAAAATGACAGCGCGACGTTAAATCACGAATCCTGA
- the rutG gene encoding pyrimidine utilization transport protein G, whose amino-acid sequence MFGFPHWQLKSTSTETGVVAPDERLPLGQTMVMGVQHAVAMFGATVLMPMLMGLDPNLSILMSGIGTLLFFFVTGGRVPSYLGSSAAFVGVVIATTGFNGQGINPNLSVALGGIIACGLVYTLIGLVVMKIGTRWIERMMPPVVTGAVVMAIGLNLAPIAVRSVSASPFESWMAVITVLCIGLVAVFTRGMIQRLLILVGLIVACLVYALLANVFGLGKPVDFTLLHQAAWFGLPKVTSPTFNTQAMMLIAPVAVILVAENLGHLKAVAGMTGRSMDPYMGRAFVGDGLATMLSGSVGGSGVTTYAENIGVMAVTKVYSTLVFVAAAVMAMLLGFSPKFGALIHTIPSPVIGGASIVVFGLIAVAGARIWVQHRVDLSQNGNLIMVAVTLVLGAGDFALTLGGFTIGGIGTATFGAILLNALLSRRMDAAPQGAVVHQDS is encoded by the coding sequence ATGTTCGGATTTCCCCACTGGCAGTTGAAATCGACCTCCACAGAAACAGGCGTGGTCGCGCCGGATGAACGTCTCCCGCTCGGGCAGACGATGGTGATGGGCGTTCAGCACGCGGTCGCGATGTTTGGCGCCACGGTGCTGATGCCGATGCTGATGGGACTCGATCCCAACCTGTCTATTCTGATGTCGGGTATCGGCACGCTGCTGTTCTTTTTCGTCACCGGCGGGCGCGTGCCCAGCTATCTCGGCTCCAGCGCCGCCTTTGTCGGGGTGGTCATCGCCACCACCGGGTTTAACGGCCAGGGGATCAACCCCAACCTGAGCGTGGCCCTTGGCGGCATCATCGCCTGCGGTCTGGTGTACACCCTGATTGGTCTGGTGGTGATGAAAATCGGCACGCGCTGGATCGAGCGAATGATGCCTCCCGTCGTGACGGGGGCCGTGGTGATGGCGATTGGCCTCAACCTCGCGCCAATTGCGGTCAGGAGCGTCTCCGCCTCGCCGTTTGAAAGCTGGATGGCGGTGATCACGGTGCTGTGCATCGGCCTGGTGGCGGTGTTCACGCGCGGCATGATCCAGCGTCTTCTGATCCTGGTTGGGCTGATTGTCGCCTGTCTGGTCTACGCCCTGCTGGCCAACGTTTTCGGTCTGGGCAAGCCGGTTGACTTTACGCTGCTCCATCAGGCCGCCTGGTTCGGCCTGCCGAAGGTGACCTCACCCACCTTTAACACCCAGGCGATGATGCTTATCGCACCGGTGGCGGTGATTCTGGTGGCAGAGAACCTGGGCCACCTGAAGGCCGTGGCGGGAATGACCGGGCGCAGTATGGACCCGTACATGGGCCGGGCGTTCGTCGGCGACGGTCTGGCGACCATGCTCTCCGGTTCCGTGGGCGGCAGCGGCGTCACCACCTATGCCGAGAACATCGGCGTGATGGCGGTGACCAAGGTCTACTCGACGCTGGTCTTCGTGGCGGCGGCAGTAATGGCGATGCTGCTCGGCTTCTCACCGAAGTTCGGCGCGCTGATCCACACCATTCCGTCCCCGGTCATCGGCGGGGCATCGATTGTGGTGTTTGGGCTGATCGCCGTAGCCGGCGCGCGCATCTGGGTACAGCATCGCGTCGATCTCAGCCAGAATGGCAACCTGATTATGGTTGCCGTTACGCTGGTGCTGGGCGCAGGCGATTTTGCCCTGACGCTGGGCGGGTTTACGATTGGCGGGATTGGCACGGCGACCTTCGGCGCGATCCTGCTTAACGCCCTGCTGAGCCGCCGGATGGACGCCGCGCCGCAGGGCGCCGTGGTGCATCAGGATTCGTGA
- the rutF gene encoding NADH-dependent FMN reductase RutF gives MTTPDKQTFRDAMACVGAAVNIITTDGPAGLAGFTASAVCSVTDSPPTLLVCLNRGASVWQTFSENRTLCVNTLSAGQEPLSNLFGGKTPMEERFAAARWQTGDTGCPRLEDALASFDCRISQVVSVGTHDILFCDIISIIRHPAPQGLVWFDRGYHALMRPAC, from the coding sequence ATGACGACACCGGATAAACAAACCTTTCGCGACGCCATGGCCTGCGTTGGCGCGGCGGTCAATATCATCACCACCGACGGCCCGGCGGGGCTGGCAGGCTTCACAGCCAGCGCGGTGTGCAGCGTCACGGATTCACCGCCTACCCTGCTGGTGTGCCTGAACCGCGGCGCGTCCGTCTGGCAAACCTTTAGCGAAAACCGCACCCTTTGCGTGAATACCCTGAGCGCCGGACAGGAGCCTTTATCTAACCTGTTTGGCGGGAAAACGCCGATGGAGGAACGCTTTGCCGCCGCACGCTGGCAGACGGGCGACACGGGCTGCCCGCGCCTGGAAGATGCGCTGGCCTCGTTTGACTGCCGCATCAGCCAGGTGGTGAGCGTCGGCACCCACGACATTCTGTTTTGCGACATTATTTCGATCATTCGCCACCCCGCGCCGCAAGGTCTGGTGTGGTTTGACCGCGGCTACCACGCGCTTATGCGACCCGCCTGTTAA
- a CDS encoding malonic semialdehyde reductase, whose protein sequence is MSEAITPAALETLFTGARTHNGWQDISVSDETLREIYDLMKWGPTSANCSPARIVFVRSAEGKEKLRPALSSGNLEKTLAAPVTAIVAWDGEFYERLPELFPHGDAKSWFTSSPALAEETAFRNSSLQAAYLIFACRALGLDTGPMSGFDRQKVDEAFFTGTTLKSNLLINIGYGDTNKLYGRLPRLTFDDACGLA, encoded by the coding sequence ATGAGCGAAGCCATTACCCCCGCCGCGCTGGAAACGCTGTTCACCGGCGCCCGCACCCATAACGGCTGGCAGGATATATCCGTCAGCGACGAAACGCTGCGCGAAATCTACGACCTGATGAAATGGGGGCCAACGTCCGCCAACTGCTCCCCGGCGCGGATTGTGTTTGTGCGAAGCGCGGAGGGAAAAGAGAAGCTGCGCCCGGCGCTGTCCAGCGGCAACCTTGAGAAAACGCTCGCCGCCCCGGTCACGGCGATTGTGGCCTGGGACGGAGAATTCTACGAGCGTCTGCCCGAGCTCTTCCCGCACGGCGATGCGAAGAGCTGGTTTACCTCCAGCCCCGCGCTGGCGGAAGAGACCGCCTTTCGCAACAGCTCGCTGCAGGCTGCATACCTGATCTTCGCCTGTCGCGCGCTGGGGCTGGACACCGGCCCGATGTCGGGCTTTGACCGCCAAAAGGTCGACGAGGCCTTTTTCACCGGCACGACGCTTAAAAGCAATCTGCTGATCAACATTGGCTACGGCGACACGAACAAACTGTACGGGCGTCTGCCGCGCCTGACCTTCGACGATGCCTGCGGGCTGGCGTAA
- the rutD gene encoding pyrimidine utilization protein D: MKLSVSPPPYEGAPVVVFISGLGGSGSYWLPQLAALEPEYQVVCYDQRGTGNNPATLPEGYSLAEMANELAQALAEAGIVRYSVVGHALGALVGLQLALDRPDALTALVCVNGWLTLNAHTRRCFQIRERLLHYGGAQAWVEAQPLFLYPADWMAARAPRLEAEEALALAHFQGKANLLHRLSALKKADFSRHAARIRCPVQIICSADDMLVPAVCSSELQAAIPHSHSVVMRQGGHACNVTEPDTFNTLLLNGLASLLHSPEPAL; the protein is encoded by the coding sequence ATGAAACTTTCCGTCTCGCCGCCCCCGTATGAAGGCGCGCCCGTGGTGGTCTTTATTTCCGGTCTCGGCGGCAGCGGCAGCTACTGGCTGCCCCAGTTGGCCGCGCTGGAGCCGGAGTATCAGGTGGTGTGCTATGACCAGCGGGGAACGGGCAATAACCCCGCTACCCTGCCGGAAGGGTATAGCCTTGCAGAGATGGCGAACGAACTGGCTCAGGCGCTGGCTGAAGCCGGGATTGTCCGCTACAGCGTCGTGGGTCACGCGCTGGGGGCGCTGGTCGGCCTGCAGCTGGCCCTCGACAGGCCCGACGCCCTCACCGCGCTGGTGTGCGTCAACGGCTGGTTGACCCTCAACGCCCACACCCGCCGCTGCTTTCAGATCCGCGAGCGCCTGCTGCATTACGGTGGCGCACAGGCGTGGGTCGAGGCGCAGCCGCTGTTTCTCTACCCTGCGGACTGGATGGCCGCCCGCGCGCCCCGTCTGGAGGCCGAAGAAGCGCTGGCGCTGGCCCATTTCCAGGGAAAAGCCAACCTGCTACACAGGCTCAGCGCCCTGAAAAAGGCCGACTTCAGCCGCCATGCGGCGCGCATTCGCTGCCCGGTCCAGATCATCTGTTCCGCCGACGACATGCTGGTGCCCGCTGTTTGTTCGTCTGAACTGCAGGCGGCAATTCCGCACAGCCACAGCGTGGTGATGCGCCAGGGCGGGCACGCCTGCAACGTCACCGAGCCGGATACCTTTAACACCCTGCTGCTGAACGGGCTTGCCAGCCTGCTGCACAGCCCGGAACCCGCTTTATAA
- the rutC gene encoding pyrimidine utilization protein C, whose amino-acid sequence MPKSVIIPPGTSTPIAPFVPGTLADGVVYVSGTLPFDKDNNVVFINDPKAQTRHVLETIKTVIETAGGTMEDVTFNSIFITDWKNYAAINEIYAEFFPGDKPARFCIQCGLVKPEALVEIATVAHIAK is encoded by the coding sequence ATGCCGAAATCCGTAATCATCCCGCCCGGTACCAGCACGCCGATTGCCCCGTTCGTTCCCGGCACCCTCGCCGACGGCGTGGTGTATGTCTCCGGCACGCTGCCGTTTGATAAAGACAACAACGTGGTGTTTATCAACGACCCAAAGGCGCAAACCCGTCACGTGCTGGAGACGATCAAAACCGTGATCGAAACGGCGGGTGGCACGATGGAGGATGTGACCTTCAACAGCATCTTTATCACCGACTGGAAAAACTACGCCGCGATTAACGAGATCTACGCCGAGTTCTTCCCCGGCGATAAGCCGGCGCGGTTCTGCATTCAGTGCGGGCTGGTGAAGCCAGAGGCGCTGGTTGAGATCGCCACCGTTGCGCACATCGCGAAGTGA
- the rutB gene encoding pyrimidine utilization protein B: protein MTTLNARPEAITFAPEQSALIVVDMQNAYASQGGYLDLAGFDVSATRPVIENIKTAVAAARAAGMLIIWFQNGWDDQYVEAGGPGSPNFHKSNALKTMRKRPELQGKLLAKGGWDYQLVDELVPQAGDIVLPKPRYSGFFNTPLDSLLRSRGIRHLVFTGIATNVCVESTLRDGFFLEYFGVVLEDATHQAGPEFAQKAALFNIETFFGWVSNVNDFCDALNPPLARIA from the coding sequence ATGACGACCCTTAACGCACGCCCGGAAGCCATCACCTTTGCGCCGGAGCAGAGCGCGCTGATCGTGGTGGACATGCAAAACGCCTACGCCAGCCAGGGCGGTTATCTGGATCTGGCGGGGTTCGACGTCTCCGCCACCCGGCCGGTGATCGAGAACATTAAAACCGCCGTCGCCGCCGCGCGCGCCGCGGGCATGCTCATCATCTGGTTCCAGAACGGCTGGGATGACCAGTATGTTGAGGCAGGCGGCCCCGGCTCGCCCAACTTCCACAAGTCGAACGCCCTGAAAACCATGCGTAAACGGCCCGAACTGCAGGGTAAGCTGCTGGCGAAAGGCGGCTGGGACTATCAGCTGGTGGATGAGCTGGTCCCGCAGGCGGGCGATATTGTCCTGCCCAAACCGCGCTACAGCGGCTTTTTCAACACGCCGCTCGACAGCCTGCTGCGCAGCCGGGGCATTCGCCATCTGGTGTTCACCGGCATCGCCACCAACGTCTGCGTGGAGTCGACCCTGCGCGACGGCTTTTTCCTCGAGTATTTTGGCGTGGTGCTGGAAGATGCGACCCATCAGGCCGGGCCGGAATTCGCCCAGAAGGCGGCCCTGTTCAATATTGAAACCTTTTTTGGCTGGGTCAGTAACGTCAATGATTTCTGCGACGCCCTGAATCCCCCGCTTGCCCGTATCGCCTGA